The Corvus hawaiiensis isolate bCorHaw1 chromosome 2, bCorHaw1.pri.cur, whole genome shotgun sequence genome includes a window with the following:
- the RSPH1 gene encoding radial spoke head 1 homolog isoform X1 has translation MSDLGSEEGDESGEAGADIGEYEGDRNSEGERHGFGKARLPNGDTYEGEYKHGLRSGHGTYRFKNGALYTGDYLENKKHGKGVFFYPDGSKYAGDWMHDQRQGYGEYLYANGDTYTGEWADNKRHGQGTYVYKDTGSKYVGAWVNGIQEGPAELIHLNHRFKGRFLNGKPLGPGKFIFDMGCEQHGEYIEPEQEKEEEEEDEPPLPVEPKWKASEITKLTPWSPHEEEPAPREAEGAVTEEEKIPSVTVTAEGGGHEPSSEDFNPASNGGEGEGREEEVNQEITDLGG, from the exons ATGTCGGACCTGGGCTCTGAGGAGGGCGACGAGTCCGGGGAGGCCGGGGCGGACATCGGG GAATATGAAGGCGATCGCAATTCCGAAGGGGAGCGGCATGGATTTGGGAAGGCACGGCTGCCCAATGGTGACACCTACGAAGGGGAATACAAGCATGGTTTGAGGAGTGGACAT GGGACCTACAGGTTTAAAAACGGTGCTCTCTACACTGGGGACTACCTTGAAAACAAGAAGCATGGAAAAGGTGTATTTTTTTATCCAGATGGATCAAAATATGCAG GAGACTGGATGCATGACCAGAGACAGGGCTATGGAGAGTATCTGTATGCAAATGGAGACACTTATACTGGAGAATGGGCTGACAACAAGAG gcATGGGCAAGGCACATATGTCTATAAAGACACAGGATCTAAGTATGTTGGAGCTTGGGTAAATGGAATCCAGGAAGGACCAGCTGAACTTATCCACCTAAACCATAGATTTAAGGGCAGGTTTCTCAATGGTAAG CCTTTAGGTCCTGGCAAATTCATCTTTGATATGGGATGTGAGCAGCATGGTGAATACATAGAACCAGAGCAG gaaaaagaggaggaagaagaggatgaACCACCATTACCTGTTGAACCAAAATGGAAAGCATCAGAAATTACCAAATTAACACCCTGGTCTCCCCATGAGGAAGAGCCAGCCCCCAGAGAAGCAGAAGGAGCAGTaactgaagaagagaaaattccTTCAGTTACAG TCACTGCAGAGGGTGGGGGTCATGAGCCCTCCAGTGAGGATTTTAACCCAGCAAGCAATGGAGGGGAAGGtgagggaagagaggaagaagtaAACCAAG AAATTACTGATTTAGGAGGATGA
- the RSPH1 gene encoding radial spoke head 1 homolog isoform X2 translates to MSDLGSEEGDESGEAGADIGEYEGDRNSEGERHGFGKARLPNGDTYEGEYKHGLRSGHGTYRFKNGALYTGDYLENKKHGKGVFFYPDGSKYAGDWMHDQRQGYGEYLYANGDTYTGEWADNKRHGQGTYVYKDTGSKYVGAWVNGIQEGPAELIHLNHRFKGRFLNGKPLGPGKFIFDMGCEQHGEYIEPEQEKEEEEEDEPPLPVEPKWKASEITKLTPWSPHEEEPAPREAEGAVTEEEKIPSVTVTAEGGGHEPSSEDFNPASNGGEGEGREEEVNQGQ, encoded by the exons ATGTCGGACCTGGGCTCTGAGGAGGGCGACGAGTCCGGGGAGGCCGGGGCGGACATCGGG GAATATGAAGGCGATCGCAATTCCGAAGGGGAGCGGCATGGATTTGGGAAGGCACGGCTGCCCAATGGTGACACCTACGAAGGGGAATACAAGCATGGTTTGAGGAGTGGACAT GGGACCTACAGGTTTAAAAACGGTGCTCTCTACACTGGGGACTACCTTGAAAACAAGAAGCATGGAAAAGGTGTATTTTTTTATCCAGATGGATCAAAATATGCAG GAGACTGGATGCATGACCAGAGACAGGGCTATGGAGAGTATCTGTATGCAAATGGAGACACTTATACTGGAGAATGGGCTGACAACAAGAG gcATGGGCAAGGCACATATGTCTATAAAGACACAGGATCTAAGTATGTTGGAGCTTGGGTAAATGGAATCCAGGAAGGACCAGCTGAACTTATCCACCTAAACCATAGATTTAAGGGCAGGTTTCTCAATGGTAAG CCTTTAGGTCCTGGCAAATTCATCTTTGATATGGGATGTGAGCAGCATGGTGAATACATAGAACCAGAGCAG gaaaaagaggaggaagaagaggatgaACCACCATTACCTGTTGAACCAAAATGGAAAGCATCAGAAATTACCAAATTAACACCCTGGTCTCCCCATGAGGAAGAGCCAGCCCCCAGAGAAGCAGAAGGAGCAGTaactgaagaagagaaaattccTTCAGTTACAG TCACTGCAGAGGGTGGGGGTCATGAGCCCTCCAGTGAGGATTTTAACCCAGCAAGCAATGGAGGGGAAGGtgagggaagagaggaagaagtaAACCAAGGTCAGTAG